The window GTTGGCGCAGGGCCATCATCAAATACATGCCCAAGATGCGCATCACATCGACTGCAAAGCACTTCAGTTCTGCGCATTCCGCGACTGATATCAAATTCACCCTTCACATTTTCATCTGAAATGGGTTGGTAAAAACTTGGCCAACCCGAACCTGACTCAAATTTGGTTTCGGAACTGAATAATTCATTTCCACAGCAAACACATTTATAAATCCCTTC of the candidate division KSB1 bacterium genome contains:
- the msrB gene encoding peptide-methionine (R)-S-oxide reductase MsrB → MKKIVKSEQEWKEQLTPQQFEVTRQKGTEAPFSGEYDDCKEEGIYKCVCCGNELFSSETKFESGSGWPSFYQPISDENVKGEFDISRGMRRTEVLCSRCDAHLGHVFDDGPAPTNKRYCMNSLALNLEKKE